One Methylobacterium sp. AMS5 genomic region harbors:
- the dnaA gene encoding chromosomal replication initiator protein DnaA, which translates to MHLDGSMSDGDGGNGRGSVDLPAAWTRVKRRLRAELGEDVFASWFARLELENVEGGVARLTVPTRFLKSWIESHYIDRVLTTFRAEADGVSRIEVGVRGPSAPARPSAGVSAKPNATSGPLNRLHAIATPAALQGPGPMIETEIASPRGDSASVDLNGAPLDARLSFANFVVGRSNALAHAAAERIARSDSDGALYNPLYVHAGVGLGKTHLLHAAGHAAREAGRRVIYLTADRFMYGFVNALKTQNALAFKERLRAIDLLILDDVQFIQGKSIQTEFGHTLNALIDSGRQVVVASDRPPTELEALDERVRSRLAGGLVVEIGGLDEGLRASILSARLDAVRQSHPNFEVSPAVSAYVARAITANGRDLEGAVNRLLAHATLTGAPVTVETAETAIRDLVKNREPKRVKIEDIQKLVASRYNVSRSDILSERRTAAVVKPRQIAMYLSKVLTLRSLPEIGRRFGGRDHTTVLHAVRKIEKLIGEDAVLGDEVELLKRMLQD; encoded by the coding sequence ATGCACCTCGACGGCAGCATGTCGGACGGCGATGGCGGAAACGGCAGGGGAAGCGTCGATCTTCCCGCCGCCTGGACGCGGGTGAAGCGGCGGCTGCGGGCGGAGCTTGGCGAGGATGTCTTCGCAAGCTGGTTCGCCCGCCTCGAACTGGAGAATGTGGAGGGGGGAGTTGCCCGCCTCACCGTTCCGACCCGGTTTCTCAAGAGCTGGATCGAATCGCATTACATCGACCGGGTGCTGACCACGTTCCGCGCTGAGGCCGACGGCGTGAGCCGCATCGAGGTCGGCGTGCGCGGCCCCTCCGCCCCGGCCCGGCCGAGTGCCGGCGTATCGGCGAAGCCGAACGCGACGAGCGGGCCGCTGAACCGTCTCCATGCGATCGCGACGCCGGCGGCCCTCCAGGGGCCCGGCCCGATGATCGAGACCGAGATCGCCTCGCCCCGCGGCGATTCGGCCTCGGTCGATCTCAACGGCGCGCCGCTCGATGCGCGGCTCTCCTTTGCGAACTTCGTGGTCGGCCGTTCCAATGCGCTGGCCCATGCCGCTGCCGAGCGGATCGCCCGCAGCGACAGCGACGGCGCGCTCTACAACCCGCTCTACGTCCATGCCGGCGTGGGCCTCGGCAAGACGCACCTGCTTCACGCGGCCGGGCACGCCGCCCGCGAGGCGGGGCGCCGGGTGATCTATCTCACCGCCGACCGCTTCATGTACGGCTTCGTCAACGCCCTGAAGACGCAGAACGCGCTGGCCTTCAAGGAGCGTCTGCGGGCGATCGATCTGCTCATCCTCGACGACGTGCAGTTCATCCAGGGCAAGTCGATCCAGACCGAGTTCGGCCACACCCTCAACGCGCTGATCGATTCGGGGCGTCAGGTGGTGGTCGCCTCCGACCGGCCGCCGACGGAGCTGGAAGCGCTCGACGAGCGCGTGCGCTCGCGTCTCGCCGGTGGTCTCGTCGTCGAGATCGGCGGACTCGACGAGGGGCTTCGTGCCTCGATCCTCTCCGCCCGGCTCGACGCCGTGCGCCAGAGCCACCCGAACTTCGAGGTTTCGCCGGCCGTATCGGCCTATGTCGCCCGGGCGATCACGGCCAACGGCCGCGACCTCGAAGGTGCGGTGAACCGGCTCCTGGCCCACGCGACCCTGACCGGCGCGCCGGTCACGGTCGAGACCGCCGAGACCGCGATCCGCGACCTCGTGAAGAACCGCGAGCCCAAGCGGGTGAAGATCGAGGACATCCAGAAGCTGGTGGCCTCGCGCTACAACGTCTCGCGTTCCGACATCCTGTCCGAGCGCCGCACCGCCGCCGTGGTGAAACCGCGCCAGATCGCGATGTATCTGTCGAAGGTGCTGACCCTGCGCTCCCTGCCGGAAATCGGCCGTCGCTTCGGCGGGCGCGACCACACCACCGTGCTGCACGCGGTGCGCAAGATCGAGAAGCTGATCGGTGAGGATGCGGTGCTCGGCGACGAGGTCGAGCTGCTGAAGCGAATGCTCCAAGACTGA